In Paenibacillus guangzhouensis, a single window of DNA contains:
- a CDS encoding peptidylprolyl isomerase encodes MQKPLNRWMLMLIMVLSTVLILSACGDKNATEEQPKPTPESNAGTEQQSKSWKEAPAMAIDKNKKYTAKVSTSKGDFTIELFAKDAPITVNNFVFLAKEGFYNGITFHRIIETFMVQTGDPEGTGAGGPGYTIQDELGGPHKYEEGTVAMAKTTAPNSAGSQFFIGTGADIDSLNSMPNYPIFGKVSDGMDVVKKIAATPTELDDFGREKSKPMEAVTINTITITEE; translated from the coding sequence ATGCAGAAACCGTTGAACCGATGGATGCTCATGCTGATCATGGTTCTGTCCACGGTACTCATCTTAAGTGCCTGTGGAGACAAGAACGCGACTGAGGAGCAACCGAAGCCAACACCAGAATCGAATGCAGGAACGGAACAGCAATCGAAGTCATGGAAGGAAGCACCGGCAATGGCGATCGATAAGAATAAGAAATACACCGCCAAAGTGTCGACATCTAAAGGCGACTTCACGATTGAATTGTTCGCGAAGGATGCTCCGATTACAGTGAATAATTTCGTGTTTCTTGCGAAAGAAGGCTTCTATAATGGCATCACGTTCCATCGGATAATCGAGACTTTCATGGTACAGACGGGTGACCCGGAAGGTACAGGCGCAGGCGGTCCTGGCTATACGATTCAAGATGAGCTTGGCGGCCCGCACAAGTATGAGGAAGGCACGGTAGCGATGGCGAAGACGACCGCGCCGAATTCTGCGGGAAGTCAGTTCTTCATTGGAACAGGCGCAGATATTGACTCCTTGAACAGCATGCCGAACTATCCGATTTTCGGAAAAGTATCCGATGGCATGGATGTCGTCAAGAAAATCGCTGCGACGCCAACGGAGCTCGATGATTTTGGTCGAGAGAAAAGCAAGCCGATGGAGGCTGTGACGATTAATACGATTACAATTACAGAAGAATAG
- a CDS encoding penicillin-binding protein 1A — protein sequence MPNEPRNSRSSRTASKPKTKSKGKKPFTWKKGMLLLFFTIAIAVFCAIAGYLWIILNGERILKENGDKYETMEEASIIYDANKNEFTKLFAENREPVTFDEIPEMVRNAFIATEDRRFNEHQGVDLWSIGRAAVKDVIARSKVEGGSTITQQLAKNLFLSHDKTFFRKATEVSIALALENHKTKDEILEMYLNRIYFGKGAYGIKAASIRYFGKSNLKDLEVWEIATLAAMPKAPSSYNPLSNPEKSKERRGVVLKLMADQGYITQEQMNTAAKVDYNPDVQTETKRISSAFLDYAIDEASEKTGLTEDELNRGGYKIYTTLVPEAQIAVEEEFADDSNFEKSKDEQQMQGSMVIMDQHTGGLVAMAGGRDYIRKGLNRAKVPRQPGSTFKPIASYGPALETGKFFPWSTVRDDKQSFGDYSPSDLGSNKYIGAVSFTYALQKSINLPSVWLLNEIGVKTGYEFSKKLGIPLVPEDRNLTIALGGLTYGASPIQMATAYSAFANGGYYDPAHSIIEVVDRDNKTVYSFKEGQGDRVMKEQTSYYMTNVLQEVVNNGTGKAAKISGRPTAGKTGTTQHGIKGFKSSANRDVWFVGYTPEWTGAVWMGYDKTDRDHVVKKGSSQAASLFKKVMTKALANKKKGEFSKPSGVVEEKVKEEKVNGLVASYAAATQSVTLNWSALSSDNQPTYRVYRKESTESKFTMVGEVASNSYEDIQVVPNAQYEYYVTAYLANANIETDPSAKVSIKIDNDLPDIEVPPVDPNNPETDPNQGGDNTDGTDPSTENPDGNGGVTPDPGNPDNSNGGQVDQGTSNPDQGVAVPETTGNKDAGNPGHGKDKDKEKDKGKDKQGNAASMDTAQIQ from the coding sequence ATGCCTAATGAACCACGTAACAGTCGTTCATCACGCACGGCGAGTAAGCCAAAGACGAAGTCGAAAGGGAAAAAGCCGTTCACGTGGAAAAAAGGAATGCTGCTCTTGTTTTTTACGATTGCAATTGCAGTATTTTGCGCGATCGCAGGGTATTTATGGATTATCTTAAATGGGGAACGCATACTGAAAGAGAATGGCGATAAATACGAGACCATGGAAGAAGCGTCCATCATCTATGACGCGAACAAAAATGAATTTACGAAGCTCTTCGCTGAGAACCGAGAGCCTGTGACATTTGATGAGATTCCAGAGATGGTGCGTAATGCATTTATTGCAACCGAGGACAGACGGTTTAACGAACATCAAGGTGTCGATCTCTGGTCCATCGGACGTGCGGCTGTGAAGGACGTTATTGCCCGCAGCAAAGTTGAGGGTGGTAGTACCATTACCCAGCAGTTAGCGAAGAACTTGTTCTTGTCTCATGATAAGACGTTCTTCCGGAAAGCAACGGAAGTGTCGATTGCCCTCGCGCTTGAGAATCATAAGACCAAAGATGAGATTCTAGAAATGTATCTGAATCGAATTTATTTCGGTAAAGGGGCTTATGGGATTAAAGCAGCAAGTATTCGCTATTTCGGCAAAAGTAATCTGAAAGATCTTGAGGTCTGGGAAATAGCGACGCTCGCGGCGATGCCGAAGGCACCTTCTTCTTATAACCCGCTATCGAATCCGGAGAAATCCAAGGAGAGACGCGGCGTTGTTCTGAAGCTGATGGCGGACCAAGGCTACATCACGCAAGAGCAGATGAATACTGCAGCAAAAGTGGATTACAATCCGGATGTTCAAACGGAAACCAAACGTATATCATCGGCGTTTCTGGATTATGCAATCGATGAAGCGAGTGAGAAAACAGGGTTGACGGAAGATGAACTCAACCGTGGCGGTTACAAGATTTATACAACGCTCGTTCCGGAGGCTCAAATCGCTGTTGAGGAAGAATTCGCGGATGACAGTAATTTCGAGAAGAGTAAGGACGAGCAGCAAATGCAAGGGTCCATGGTTATCATGGATCAACATACGGGTGGGCTCGTTGCGATGGCGGGCGGTCGCGATTACATTCGTAAAGGCTTGAACCGGGCGAAAGTACCGCGGCAGCCAGGTTCTACTTTTAAACCAATTGCAAGTTATGGTCCTGCTCTAGAGACTGGGAAGTTCTTCCCTTGGTCGACAGTGCGGGATGATAAGCAGAGCTTCGGGGACTATAGCCCTTCTGACTTAGGAAGCAATAAGTATATTGGTGCTGTAAGCTTCACGTATGCATTGCAGAAATCGATTAACTTGCCTTCGGTATGGTTATTGAATGAGATTGGTGTCAAGACGGGATATGAGTTCTCTAAGAAATTAGGGATCCCGTTGGTGCCTGAAGATCGTAACTTGACCATTGCGCTAGGAGGACTAACGTATGGGGCATCGCCAATCCAGATGGCGACAGCTTATAGCGCCTTCGCGAATGGCGGATATTACGATCCGGCACACTCTATTATAGAGGTTGTCGACCGGGATAATAAAACGGTCTACTCGTTCAAAGAAGGCCAAGGCGATCGCGTCATGAAAGAACAAACATCATATTACATGACGAACGTCCTTCAAGAGGTTGTAAATAACGGGACAGGTAAAGCTGCGAAGATCAGTGGAAGACCTACAGCAGGGAAAACAGGTACGACGCAGCACGGAATTAAAGGATTTAAGAGCAGCGCTAACCGGGACGTCTGGTTCGTTGGATATACACCTGAATGGACAGGCGCCGTATGGATGGGGTATGATAAAACAGACCGAGACCATGTTGTGAAGAAGGGGTCGAGCCAAGCGGCTTCACTCTTTAAGAAAGTAATGACCAAGGCGCTGGCGAACAAGAAGAAAGGTGAATTCTCGAAGCCATCCGGTGTCGTTGAAGAGAAGGTGAAGGAAGAAAAGGTTAATGGCCTAGTTGCTTCCTATGCAGCGGCTACGCAGTCTGTCACACTGAACTGGTCGGCGCTGTCTAGCGATAATCAGCCGACGTACCGAGTCTATCGTAAAGAATCTACAGAATCGAAGTTCACGATGGTTGGAGAAGTTGCATCGAACAGTTATGAAGATATTCAAGTCGTGCCGAATGCGCAATATGAATATTACGTAACGGCGTACTTGGCAAATGCAAATATAGAGACAGATCCATCTGCGAAGGTTAGTATTAAGATCGATAATGATTTACCTGATATTGAAGTACCACCAGTTGATCCGAATAATCCAGAGACTGACCCGAATCAAGGCGGGGATAACACGGATGGTACAGATCCATCGACGGAGAATCCAGATGGGAACGGCGGTGTAACACCAGATCCCGGAAACCCGGATAATTCTAATGGCGGTCAGGTCGATCAGGGTACGAGTAACCCAGACCAGGGCGTGGCTGTCCCCGAGACAACTGGAAACAAGGATGCTGGCAATCCGGGTCACGGAAAAGACAAAGATAAAGAAAAAGACAAGGGAAAAGACAAACAAGGAAATGCGGCTTCCATGGATACCGCACAAATCCAATAA
- the hfq gene encoding RNA chaperone Hfq has product MNKSINIQDTFLNQLRKDNIPVTVYLTNGFQIRGVIKAFDNFTIVIDSEGRQQMVYKHAISTFTPQRNVSLIQDNSASE; this is encoded by the coding sequence ATGAACAAATCCATTAATATTCAGGATACATTCTTGAACCAATTACGTAAGGATAACATTCCTGTTACGGTATATTTAACCAATGGTTTTCAGATTCGTGGCGTGATCAAAGCATTCGATAATTTTACGATTGTGATTGACAGTGAAGGGCGTCAGCAAATGGTGTACAAACATGCCATTTCGACGTTTACACCGCAGCGAAATGTATCGCTCATACAGGATAACAGCGCAAGCGAATAA
- the miaA gene encoding tRNA (adenosine(37)-N6)-dimethylallyltransferase MiaA has product MTTTNHKPRLLVLIGPTAVGKTALSLDLARFFNCEIISGDSMQVYRQMDIGTAKLSTAEQEGIEHHMIDIHEPDEPFSVAEFQERCTTLISEIEGRGKLPFIVGGTGLYVESVCYGFEFTERGADEAFRLEQVQYAEQHGAEALHDKLRAIDPVSADRLHPNDQRRIIRALEVYHLTGSRLSEQLAGQTKTSPYELCIIGLTMDRALLYQRIEARIDVMIEQGLVQEVERLLKQGYSRQLVSMQGLGYKEIAAYLEGECSFEEAVTLLKRDTRRFAKRQLSWFRHMQDIHWVDVTNPENFSKKKELIRDIIAGKFHFDLEYISKQSK; this is encoded by the coding sequence TTGACAACAACGAATCATAAACCGCGCTTACTCGTGTTGATTGGGCCGACTGCAGTTGGCAAGACGGCACTAAGTCTAGACCTCGCGAGATTTTTCAATTGCGAGATCATTTCAGGCGATTCCATGCAAGTCTATCGCCAGATGGATATCGGAACGGCAAAGCTCTCAACTGCAGAGCAGGAGGGTATCGAGCATCATATGATCGATATTCACGAACCGGACGAACCGTTCTCCGTCGCGGAATTTCAAGAACGCTGCACGACCTTGATCTCAGAGATTGAGGGGCGGGGCAAGCTTCCGTTTATTGTTGGGGGCACAGGTCTCTATGTGGAGTCGGTATGCTATGGATTCGAGTTCACAGAGCGCGGAGCTGACGAAGCATTCCGTCTAGAGCAAGTTCAATATGCCGAGCAGCACGGCGCTGAAGCGCTCCATGACAAGTTAAGAGCCATTGATCCGGTCTCAGCCGATCGATTGCATCCGAATGATCAACGCCGTATTATTCGTGCATTAGAGGTATACCATCTGACAGGGAGCCGGTTGTCCGAACAGCTAGCGGGACAGACCAAGACATCGCCGTATGAATTATGTATTATTGGACTCACCATGGATCGCGCTCTCCTGTATCAACGGATCGAAGCACGCATTGATGTCATGATCGAGCAAGGTCTTGTTCAGGAAGTCGAGCGTCTGTTGAAGCAAGGGTACTCGAGGCAGCTTGTGTCGATGCAGGGGCTTGGATACAAGGAAATTGCGGCATATCTTGAAGGGGAATGTTCATTCGAGGAAGCTGTTACACTACTCAAACGAGACACCCGAAGATTCGCCAAAAGACAGCTCTCCTGGTTCCGTCATATGCAAGATATTCACTGGGTCGATGTAACGAATCCAGAAAATTTTTCTAAGAAGAAGGAACTAATTCGTGATATAATAGCAGGAAAGTTTCACTTCGATCTTGAATATATTTCAAAACAATCTAAATGA
- a CDS encoding class I SAM-dependent methyltransferase → MIITTADSSSEQSVTRAQQLAQELQCRYVTRQRRSVSKLYSTYKDPDMIIITDQEVRYVHPEKPAMHFHPSMSFVRVKRLIRGEHDPMLDMAGIQAGDIVLDCTAGLGSDSIVFSYGVGPGGRVISLESQLPLFALVREGLQTYHTDVESMNEAMRRIQMKHASHDLYLKELPDRSVDVVYFDPMFREPLMDSSALNSLRDLANHAAISEESIAHAKRVARKTVVLKEQRDSTEFERLGFSCVHRNPSKIAYGVIHIDNNES, encoded by the coding sequence ATGATCATTACGACGGCAGATTCGTCTTCCGAGCAGTCCGTGACACGGGCTCAGCAGCTTGCGCAAGAGCTTCAGTGTCGATATGTTACAAGGCAGAGGCGTTCGGTCTCGAAGCTCTATTCGACTTACAAAGATCCGGACATGATTATCATCACGGATCAAGAGGTTCGGTATGTTCATCCGGAGAAGCCAGCGATGCATTTCCACCCGAGTATGTCATTTGTCAGAGTCAAACGTCTCATCCGAGGAGAGCATGATCCCATGCTCGATATGGCTGGCATTCAAGCTGGCGATATCGTACTTGATTGTACAGCGGGCCTCGGTTCGGATTCAATCGTGTTCTCTTATGGCGTTGGTCCTGGCGGTCGGGTGATATCGCTAGAGAGTCAACTTCCGTTATTCGCACTCGTGCGAGAAGGGCTTCAGACGTACCACACAGACGTGGAATCGATGAATGAAGCCATGCGCCGGATTCAGATGAAGCATGCGAGTCATGATCTATATCTGAAGGAGCTTCCGGATCGCAGTGTGGATGTTGTCTATTTCGATCCGATGTTCAGGGAACCGTTAATGGATTCGAGCGCGCTCAATTCGCTGCGCGATCTAGCGAATCATGCAGCGATATCTGAGGAGAGTATTGCACATGCGAAGCGTGTTGCTCGCAAGACTGTCGTACTAAAGGAACAGCGTGACAGTACAGAGTTTGAACGGTTAGGGTTCTCGTGTGTTCACCGCAACCCGTCCAAAATTGCTTACGGAGTGATACACATTGACAACAACGAATCATAA
- the mutL gene encoding DNA mismatch repair endonuclease MutL: MSRIHVLDEHIANQIAAGEVVERPASVIKELVENAIDAGSTRVDVTVEEGGLQMIRVADNGSGIEAEDCERAFYRHATSKIANGRDLFQIRSLGFRGEALPSIAAVSKVECTSSAEDSGLGRRIVIEGGSLKMNGDVNAARGTDFTVKELFYNTPARLKYMKTIQTELGHISDTMHRMALAHPQIAFTLRHNGNMLLQTLGNGDLLQVIAAIYGTSVAKSMIPVEGEQLDYRLTGYICKPEQTRSNRNAISTVVNGRFIRNYALNQAIQQAYHTLLPINRYPLVVLHLEMHPTLVDVNVHPAKLEVRFSKEAELCQFVQQTLGQALQDQVLIPAAAKPKSGDKAAYIQEQLQFVRREAGTSTEASVNTPSTPYISPSRSEDSGFRVAPQARVNIGLPEAEPNRKSYDADRRSFLEPMPAVRERGSYADYAGGGNDSSKTYGTKNQQASNPLSSEAMEQLYQAPEASMTLPAFPELSMIGQMHGTYLIAQNDTGLYLIDQHAAHERINYEYYYEKFGNPAAASQELLLPITLEFTPTESEMIKARIPLFEQAGVLLEHFGGQTFLVRAYPHWFPEGEAESLIQEMADWVLQEKSVDIAKLREKSAIMCSCKASIKANQKLTTLEAEVLIERLAACKQPYTCPHGRPIVVSFSTYELEKMFKRVM; this comes from the coding sequence ATGTCGAGAATTCATGTATTGGACGAGCATATCGCCAACCAAATTGCTGCCGGTGAAGTTGTCGAACGACCTGCTTCAGTCATCAAGGAGCTTGTCGAGAATGCCATCGATGCAGGGAGTACGCGCGTCGATGTGACCGTGGAGGAAGGCGGGCTTCAGATGATTCGTGTCGCCGATAACGGTTCTGGCATCGAGGCGGAAGACTGCGAACGCGCATTTTATCGTCATGCGACGAGTAAAATTGCGAATGGCCGCGATCTATTCCAGATTCGCAGCCTAGGATTTCGCGGCGAGGCCTTGCCAAGTATTGCGGCTGTCTCGAAGGTAGAATGTACTTCTTCTGCCGAAGATAGCGGACTTGGGCGTCGTATCGTTATTGAAGGCGGTTCGCTCAAAATGAACGGCGACGTTAATGCTGCGCGCGGGACCGACTTTACCGTGAAGGAATTATTCTATAACACGCCAGCGCGATTGAAATATATGAAGACGATCCAGACAGAACTTGGACATATCTCGGATACGATGCATCGCATGGCGCTTGCGCATCCTCAAATTGCTTTTACGCTTCGTCATAATGGGAATATGCTGCTGCAGACCTTAGGCAACGGAGATCTGCTCCAAGTAATCGCGGCGATTTATGGCACATCTGTCGCCAAATCGATGATACCAGTCGAAGGGGAGCAGCTGGATTATCGCTTGACGGGGTATATCTGCAAACCGGAGCAGACGCGGTCGAACCGGAATGCAATTTCCACGGTTGTAAATGGACGGTTTATCCGGAACTATGCGCTCAATCAAGCGATCCAGCAAGCATATCACACGTTATTGCCTATTAATCGTTATCCGCTGGTCGTTCTACATCTTGAAATGCATCCTACGCTGGTCGATGTGAACGTGCATCCAGCGAAGCTCGAAGTGCGTTTCAGCAAAGAAGCGGAATTGTGCCAGTTCGTTCAGCAGACGCTTGGTCAAGCGTTGCAGGATCAAGTGCTTATCCCAGCAGCGGCAAAGCCGAAAAGCGGGGATAAGGCTGCATATATTCAGGAGCAGCTTCAGTTCGTGAGAAGAGAAGCGGGAACGTCGACGGAAGCATCCGTGAACACGCCATCGACGCCATACATTAGCCCAAGCCGATCAGAAGACTCAGGATTCCGAGTGGCGCCTCAGGCACGCGTGAATATTGGGCTGCCGGAAGCGGAGCCGAATCGCAAGTCTTATGATGCAGATCGCAGAAGCTTCCTCGAACCAATGCCAGCTGTACGTGAACGCGGTTCTTATGCTGATTATGCAGGTGGAGGAAATGATAGCTCAAAAACGTATGGAACGAAGAATCAGCAGGCTTCGAACCCACTATCCTCAGAGGCGATGGAGCAGTTGTATCAGGCGCCGGAGGCGAGCATGACATTGCCCGCATTCCCTGAGTTATCGATGATTGGCCAAATGCATGGCACCTATCTAATTGCGCAGAATGATACCGGATTATATCTAATCGATCAACATGCGGCGCATGAACGTATTAATTATGAGTATTATTATGAGAAATTCGGCAACCCAGCGGCGGCTTCCCAAGAACTGCTGCTCCCGATCACTCTTGAGTTTACGCCTACGGAATCGGAGATGATTAAGGCGCGAATTCCGTTGTTCGAGCAAGCAGGCGTGCTGCTGGAACATTTCGGAGGACAAACCTTCCTTGTACGTGCCTATCCGCACTGGTTCCCGGAAGGGGAGGCCGAATCGCTGATTCAAGAGATGGCTGATTGGGTCCTGCAAGAAAAATCCGTCGATATTGCGAAGCTTCGTGAGAAATCAGCCATTATGTGCTCTTGCAAAGCTTCGATCAAAGCGAATCAGAAGCTAACGACGCTCGAAGCTGAGGTTCTTATCGAGCGGCTGGCAGCATGCAAGCAGCCATATACTTGTCCGCACGGACGTCCGATTGTTGTTAGTTTTTCAACCTATGAATTGGAAAAAATGTTCAAACGGGTGATGTAA
- the mutS gene encoding DNA mismatch repair protein MutS produces MAKYTPMIEQYLSIKADAKDAFLFFRLGDFYEMFFDDAILASKELEITLTGREGGAAERIPMCGIPYHSAENYIHRLIEKGYKVAICEQVEDPSAAKGVVRREIVRVVTPGTVMDSRMSSEAANNYMVCLSVLDGQLGLSACDLSTGELYVTSFPHSNERLLDEMNIYTPSEILCDEELLPHVRQEFTLGKPVLTTSWLKSDDALVVRQFGDTAWSRLEAVRRRVVSRLVAYLNETQKRSLGQLTQIRSYEPEHFLILDPFTRRNLELVETVRERAKKGSLLWLLDQTETSMGARLLRRWIDKPLMQRAAIESRLEAVDKLFHQFIVREDIRKQLKEIYDLERLVGRVAFGNANGRDMIALRTSLQQIPALLELCLNSPSSTLRELAADVDSCTDVLSWIEAAVMDEPPISVRDGGLIRTGYDEHLDQLREANVNGKRWIADLERREREATGIKSLKIGFNKVFGYYIEVTKSQIGSLPEGRYERKQTLANAERYVTPELKSKESLILEAEEKMVDLEYSLFVQLRERIAAEITRLQKLAEKVAEVDVYQSLATVSAQHRMVKPVLTDGGDLIVKAGRHPVVEAVMNGGTFIANDTKLIRDEEQILLITGPNMAGKSTYMRQVALICIMAQMGCFVPAEQAEIPMIDRIFTRIGAADDLIGGQSTFMVEMMDIQVMTEKATPRSLVIIDELGRGTSTSEGMSIAQAVIEYVHDRIGCKALVSTHFHELAHLESSLGGLRNYCMAVQENGNDVTFLRKLIPGAASTSYGIYCARLAGLPELIIDRAYTLLQGFEYNEATHEGKEKVVREAAVAVEEGSLPMTQAAAPVEPMKVADQEADQRTGVVQLSIFGDEDFSSTKPVKKADPRAERVIASLQAADIMNMTPLQAMQLLNELKQQVKGLA; encoded by the coding sequence ATGGCCAAATATACGCCAATGATTGAGCAATATTTATCGATTAAAGCTGACGCTAAGGATGCGTTTTTATTTTTCCGTCTGGGCGATTTCTATGAAATGTTCTTTGATGACGCCATTCTTGCTTCCAAAGAATTAGAGATCACATTGACGGGCCGTGAAGGCGGCGCAGCAGAACGAATTCCGATGTGTGGAATTCCTTATCATTCCGCTGAAAACTACATTCATCGATTAATCGAAAAAGGATATAAAGTAGCCATTTGCGAGCAGGTGGAAGATCCTTCGGCGGCAAAAGGCGTCGTGCGAAGAGAGATCGTGCGTGTCGTGACGCCGGGTACGGTGATGGACAGCCGCATGTCGAGCGAAGCCGCGAATAACTACATGGTCTGTTTATCTGTCTTGGATGGGCAGCTTGGCCTATCTGCTTGTGATTTATCAACAGGTGAACTGTATGTGACTTCATTCCCTCATTCCAATGAGCGGTTGCTCGACGAAATGAATATATACACTCCATCCGAAATTCTCTGTGACGAGGAATTGCTTCCGCATGTTCGGCAAGAATTTACGCTGGGGAAACCGGTACTCACAACGTCGTGGCTGAAGAGCGACGATGCTCTTGTCGTGCGCCAATTTGGCGATACAGCATGGTCGAGACTGGAAGCCGTGCGTCGACGTGTCGTATCGCGCTTGGTTGCCTATTTGAATGAGACGCAGAAGCGGTCGCTTGGACAGCTGACGCAAATACGCAGTTATGAACCAGAGCATTTCTTAATCCTCGATCCGTTTACGAGACGGAATTTGGAATTGGTGGAGACGGTGCGTGAGCGCGCGAAGAAAGGATCGCTGCTCTGGCTCTTGGATCAGACGGAAACGTCTATGGGAGCTAGGTTATTACGCCGATGGATTGATAAGCCATTAATGCAGCGAGCGGCCATTGAATCCCGTCTCGAAGCTGTAGACAAGCTGTTCCATCAATTTATCGTGCGAGAAGATATACGCAAGCAATTGAAGGAAATCTATGATCTTGAGCGTCTCGTGGGCCGGGTTGCCTTCGGGAACGCGAATGGTAGAGACATGATCGCACTCCGAACTTCGCTGCAGCAGATTCCTGCATTGCTAGAATTGTGCCTGAACTCGCCTTCGTCGACACTTCGCGAGCTCGCCGCCGATGTGGACAGCTGCACCGATGTCCTCTCGTGGATCGAGGCTGCGGTGATGGACGAGCCACCGATTTCTGTGCGGGACGGCGGCCTCATTCGGACGGGGTATGACGAACATCTGGATCAACTTCGTGAAGCGAACGTAAACGGCAAGCGGTGGATTGCGGATTTGGAGCGTCGTGAACGAGAAGCGACGGGCATTAAGTCGCTCAAGATTGGGTTTAACAAAGTATTTGGCTATTATATAGAAGTAACGAAGTCGCAGATCGGATCGTTGCCAGAAGGGCGTTACGAGCGGAAGCAGACGCTTGCGAATGCTGAGCGTTATGTGACACCCGAGTTGAAATCGAAGGAATCGCTCATTCTGGAAGCGGAAGAGAAAATGGTTGACTTGGAGTATAGTCTCTTCGTTCAGCTGCGCGAGCGGATTGCGGCAGAGATTACGCGGTTGCAGAAGCTTGCCGAGAAGGTTGCAGAGGTCGATGTCTACCAATCGCTTGCGACGGTTAGTGCCCAGCATCGTATGGTGAAGCCAGTATTAACCGATGGTGGGGATCTCATCGTGAAGGCGGGTCGTCATCCGGTTGTCGAAGCCGTGATGAATGGCGGGACATTTATCGCCAATGATACGAAGTTGATTCGTGATGAGGAGCAGATTCTCTTAATTACAGGACCGAATATGGCAGGTAAAAGTACGTATATGCGTCAAGTTGCACTCATCTGCATCATGGCGCAAATGGGGTGTTTCGTTCCCGCTGAGCAAGCGGAAATTCCAATGATCGATCGTATTTTTACACGAATCGGCGCTGCCGATGACCTGATCGGCGGACAGAGCACGTTCATGGTGGAAATGATGGATATTCAGGTCATGACGGAGAAAGCCACACCGCGCAGCCTAGTGATCATTGATGAGTTAGGCCGCGGCACCTCGACGAGCGAGGGGATGTCGATTGCGCAAGCGGTGATCGAATACGTTCATGATCGAATTGGCTGTAAAGCGCTCGTATCAACGCATTTCCATGAGCTTGCCCATCTGGAGAGTAGTCTGGGTGGACTTCGCAACTATTGTATGGCGGTGCAAGAGAATGGCAATGATGTAACATTCTTAAGAAAATTGATCCCAGGCGCAGCGAGCACAAGTTACGGAATTTATTGCGCACGGTTGGCTGGTCTGCCTGAACTGATTATCGATCGGGCCTATACCTTGCTGCAAGGGTTCGAATATAACGAAGCAACGCATGAAGGGAAAGAGAAAGTCGTACGAGAGGCAGCAGTTGCTGTAGAAGAAGGATCCCTTCCAATGACACAAGCTGCTGCGCCAGTCGAACCGATGAAGGTGGCGGATCAGGAAGCCGATCAGCGCACAGGCGTCGTGCAGCTGTCGATCTTCGGCGATGAAGATTTCTCTTCCACGAAACCTGTGAAGAAGGCTGATCCCCGTGCAGAGCGTGTCATCGCGAGTCTGCAAGCTGCGGATATTATGAATATGACGCCGCTGCAAGCGATGCAGTTGTTAAATGAGCTCAAGCAGCAAGTCAAAGGATTAGCGTGA